The following coding sequences lie in one Kitasatospora azatica KCTC 9699 genomic window:
- a CDS encoding YbaB/EbfC family nucleoid-associated protein: protein MAASPFADQIEQAMATLREQQARMAETTRELQASTASVTSKDRMVTAVVGAQGEVVSLTFHTTAYRSMAPAQLAGILTEVLNEARADLGAKVLEAMRSFEGLGEALRTSMTGGTELDELLAPLQAMRPSHAAAEARRTARQEEFRG, encoded by the coding sequence ATGGCGGCGTCCCCGTTCGCGGACCAGATCGAGCAGGCGATGGCCACGCTGCGCGAGCAGCAGGCGAGGATGGCCGAGACCACCAGGGAGTTGCAGGCCAGCACCGCCTCGGTCACCTCCAAGGACCGGATGGTCACCGCCGTGGTCGGCGCGCAGGGCGAGGTGGTCTCGCTCACCTTCCACACCACCGCCTACCGCTCGATGGCCCCGGCCCAACTGGCCGGCATCCTCACCGAGGTGCTCAACGAGGCACGCGCCGACCTCGGGGCGAAGGTGCTGGAGGCGATGCGTTCCTTCGAGGGCCTCGGCGAGGCGCTGCGCACCTCGATGACCGGCGGCACCGAACTGGACGAGCTGCTGGCCCCGTTGCAGGCGATGCGCCCCAGCCATGCGGCCGCCGAGGCCCGCCGGACCGCGCGGCAGGAGGAGTTCCGTGGCTGA
- a CDS encoding WXG100 family type VII secretion target — translation MANIQLHHESIDNAFQDLLQAAQSMQNNLDELIQTLTPLRAHSGSYKEAFEQFFTAVQQNEGQMHQDITKGAQILDEMNHTMRYADQAAAQGF, via the coding sequence GTGGCGAACATCCAGCTCCATCACGAGTCGATCGACAACGCCTTCCAGGACCTGCTGCAGGCGGCGCAGAGCATGCAGAACAACCTGGACGAGCTGATCCAGACGCTCACCCCGCTGCGCGCCCACTCCGGCAGCTACAAGGAGGCGTTCGAGCAGTTCTTCACCGCGGTGCAGCAGAACGAGGGCCAGATGCACCAGGACATCACCAAGGGCGCCCAGATCCTGGACGAGATGAACCACACCATGCGGTACGCCGACCAGGCTGCCGCGCAGGGCTTCTGA
- the eccB gene encoding type VII secretion protein EccB, translated as MQSRRDQVQAHLFVLSRLASGMLRAEPDAPDTPTGRTTRGAVAGLALGVLIALVVTVIGVLKPGGSTEWAKPGTLVVVEETGARYLYLGGLLHPVLNQASAKLLAGDQLTVQQVSERSLSSVQRGAPVGLLGAPDGLPAAAALAAQQTWLTCAEPAGAAAKLALAIGPRTEGAPLTPTQALLVSAPDSTQYLLWQGRRLRVDVHNSAEQALGYTSATVTPFPVGAAFLDTLPAGPDLTAPDIPGRGSPGPVLAARQTRVGQLFEAPGGARYVLTTTGLAPLSALQYALLRGDPRTQSVAYADAAPAPVAIGPADLAAHTAAAPPSSPLPADPPELVTPAPGQALCADLHPTTDAAPRTSVTVLDSAALDGQSPTAQPGVAPSCTPADRIAVRPGGGALVRATLAGGSPGAAEYLVTDGGVKYPVPSAAAAKQLGYASVPPAAVPDTLLALLPTGPSLDPAAPATGVPTPPAGSAC; from the coding sequence ATGCAGTCCCGACGCGACCAGGTGCAGGCGCATCTGTTCGTGCTGAGCAGGCTCGCCTCCGGCATGCTGCGGGCCGAGCCCGACGCGCCGGACACACCGACCGGGCGGACCACCCGGGGGGCGGTCGCCGGGTTGGCGCTCGGCGTGTTGATCGCGCTGGTGGTGACCGTGATCGGGGTGCTGAAGCCCGGCGGCAGCACGGAGTGGGCCAAGCCCGGCACGCTGGTCGTGGTCGAGGAGACCGGCGCCCGCTACCTCTACCTCGGCGGTCTGCTGCACCCGGTGCTCAACCAGGCCAGTGCGAAGCTGCTGGCGGGGGATCAGTTGACGGTCCAGCAGGTGAGCGAGCGCTCACTCAGCAGCGTGCAGCGCGGCGCACCCGTGGGCCTGCTCGGTGCTCCCGACGGGCTGCCGGCGGCTGCCGCGCTCGCCGCCCAGCAGACCTGGCTCACCTGCGCCGAGCCCGCCGGCGCGGCCGCGAAGCTCGCCCTGGCCATTGGCCCGCGGACCGAGGGCGCCCCGCTCACGCCCACCCAGGCGCTGCTCGTCAGCGCCCCCGACAGCACCCAGTACCTGCTCTGGCAGGGCCGCCGGCTGCGCGTCGACGTCCACAACAGCGCTGAGCAAGCGCTTGGTTACACCAGCGCGACCGTCACCCCGTTCCCGGTCGGCGCCGCCTTCCTCGACACCCTGCCCGCCGGCCCCGACCTGACCGCCCCGGACATCCCCGGGCGCGGCTCGCCCGGCCCGGTGCTCGCCGCCCGGCAGACCCGGGTCGGCCAGCTCTTCGAGGCCCCCGGCGGCGCCCGCTACGTGCTCACCACCACCGGCCTGGCCCCGCTCAGCGCGCTCCAGTACGCGCTGCTGCGCGGCGACCCCCGCACCCAGAGCGTCGCGTACGCCGACGCCGCCCCCGCCCCCGTCGCGATCGGCCCGGCCGATCTCGCCGCCCACACCGCCGCCGCCCCGCCGAGCAGCCCGCTGCCCGCCGACCCGCCCGAACTGGTCACCCCCGCCCCGGGCCAGGCGCTCTGCGCCGACCTGCACCCGACCACCGACGCCGCGCCGCGCACCTCGGTCACGGTGCTGGACAGCGCTGCCCTCGACGGCCAGTCCCCGACTGCCCAGCCCGGTGTGGCCCCCTCCTGCACCCCCGCCGACCGGATCGCGGTCCGTCCCGGCGGCGGCGCGCTGGTCCGCGCGACCCTCGCGGGCGGCAGCCCGGGCGCCGCCGAGTACCTGGTGACGGACGGCGGCGTGAAGTACCCGGTGCCCTCGGCGGCCGCCGCCAAGCAGCTCGGCTACGCCTCCGTGCCCCCGGCCGCCGTCCCCGACACGCTGCTCGCCCTGCTGCCCACCGGTCCGTCCCTGGACCCGGCAGCACCGGCCACCGGAGTGCCGACACCGCCTGCCGGCTCGGCCTGTTGA
- the eccD gene encoding type VII secretion integral membrane protein EccD gives MNSSAVAGLCRLRFHAPGSVFELAVPADVPLADLLPAVLGHAGADLAEQGLEHGGWVLQRLGEEPLDEEQTADALELRDGDALHLRPRRAALPPVHFDDLVDGVATGMRERGDSWRPVLTHHLAVGLTLLALAGGLVLLALPGAAGPREAAAAVTAALLLLGAASASRAMADPGAGTALGAAAVPYLALAALLLPGGPAGHELLGARVLAAASAAAGAAVLALAAVGGGAPLFLGVVLVAVVGVVAGALLIGGLTVDQLAAVIAVVAVLVGSFVPSVAFRLSGLRLPALPRNADELQEGIEPFPAPGVLSRSLVADDYLMALYTAVGVVCAVSLVLLAFGAGWAGPAQGGALAVLLLLHGRAIGSIRQRLVLLLPGVGGVALLGVRLAAAQSAGGRLLILAGLLALGLALLVAAWTVPGRRLLPYWGRAADLLHTLSAVALLPLALLVCGVYHAMRGMSG, from the coding sequence GTGAACAGTAGCGCCGTGGCCGGACTGTGCCGGCTCAGGTTCCACGCGCCGGGGTCGGTCTTCGAACTCGCCGTGCCCGCCGACGTGCCGCTCGCCGACCTGCTCCCCGCCGTGCTCGGCCACGCCGGTGCCGACCTGGCCGAACAGGGCCTGGAGCACGGCGGATGGGTGCTCCAACGGCTCGGCGAGGAACCGCTCGACGAGGAGCAGACCGCCGACGCGCTCGAACTGCGCGACGGCGACGCGCTCCACCTGCGGCCGCGCCGGGCCGCGCTGCCACCGGTGCACTTCGACGACCTGGTGGACGGCGTGGCCACCGGCATGCGCGAACGCGGCGACAGCTGGCGCCCGGTACTCACCCACCACCTGGCCGTCGGCCTGACCCTGCTGGCCCTGGCCGGCGGACTGGTGCTGCTCGCCCTGCCCGGCGCGGCCGGACCGCGCGAGGCGGCCGCCGCCGTCACCGCCGCGCTGCTGCTGCTCGGCGCCGCCAGCGCCTCGCGGGCGATGGCCGACCCCGGCGCGGGTACCGCTCTGGGCGCCGCCGCCGTGCCCTACCTGGCGCTGGCCGCGCTGCTGCTGCCGGGCGGACCGGCCGGCCACGAACTGCTCGGCGCCCGAGTGCTGGCGGCCGCCTCGGCTGCCGCCGGGGCGGCGGTGCTGGCACTCGCGGCGGTGGGTGGCGGGGCGCCGCTCTTCCTCGGGGTGGTGCTGGTCGCGGTGGTGGGGGTGGTGGCGGGGGCGTTGCTCATCGGCGGTCTGACGGTCGATCAACTCGCTGCGGTGATCGCGGTGGTGGCGGTGCTGGTCGGATCCTTCGTGCCCTCGGTCGCGTTCCGGCTCTCCGGGCTGCGGCTGCCCGCGCTGCCGCGCAACGCGGACGAACTGCAGGAGGGGATCGAACCGTTCCCGGCGCCCGGGGTGCTCTCGCGCAGCCTGGTCGCCGACGACTACCTGATGGCGCTCTACACGGCGGTCGGCGTGGTCTGCGCGGTGAGCCTGGTGCTGCTCGCCTTCGGCGCGGGTTGGGCCGGGCCGGCCCAGGGCGGGGCGTTGGCGGTGCTGCTCCTGCTGCACGGGCGGGCGATCGGCAGCATCCGGCAGCGGCTGGTCCTGCTGTTGCCCGGGGTGGGCGGGGTGGCGCTGCTCGGTGTGCGGCTGGCGGCGGCCCAGTCGGCGGGCGGGCGGCTGCTGATCCTGGCCGGGCTGCTGGCGCTCGGGCTGGCGCTGCTGGTCGCGGCCTGGACGGTACCGGGGCGCCGCCTGCTCCCGTACTGGGGCCGCGCGGCCGACCTGCTGCACACGCTGAGCGCGGTGGCCCTGCTGCCGTTGGCCCTGCTGGTCTGCGGGGTGTACCACGCGATGCGCGGCATGAGCGGCTGA
- a CDS encoding type VII secretion protein EccC produces the protein MSVVLVNRTARRPGPEMPDGEIQLQEPPGLPEPQGGMASMISMAPMALGSLSMVFLFLRPDGGGGALTYVAIGMMALSAVGMLVTQLIRGSSDRKQQLRAERRDYLRYLSQIRRQVRRSITGQQEALAWRHPAPEELGSLVGTSRLWERRAAHPDFSDVRIATGPQRLSVRLAPLATKPVEDLEPLCAHALRRFIHAYGTVADQPVAIHLRGFAQLLLRSDDPSASRALVRALLASLAVVHGPDELRIAVVAAPEQRAAWEWAKWLPHALHPSESDGAGPVRLVASTLGEAEQLLGEEFTGRPGYEPDAVPHRDEPFTVLVLDSAGTHGAGRAALAGYRNAVVIDLADSLEWKPSRTTLRLRIEAGRLAMIGADRNRKDTVTELGRPDALSLRAATRLAARLAGYRIGDAVDAGEPLATDFDLTALLGIPDLHQLEVEKLWGRRGPSERLRVPLGLGADGRPVDLDLKESAQGGMGPHGMLIGATGSGKSELLRTLVLALALTHSSEVLNFVLVDFKGGATFLGLDALPHTSAVITNLADEAALVDRMRDALHGELVRRQELLRSAGNYASLLEYETARAAGTPLAPLPTLFVVVDEFSELLAAHRDFMELFIMVGRLGRSLGVHLLLASQRLDEGRMNALESHLSYRIGLRTFSAMESRGVLGVPDAYQLPSQPGNGFLRSDISTLTRFKAAYVSGPYRPKRRPAVQAALAGQVVPYSTGYVTPRQSAAPVEEESVATDAGSLLEIAAARLDDAGPPAHRVWLPPLDVPPTLDELLPPLAPHPERGLTVDGLTGHGTLTVPVGVVDRPFHQLRDLMTADLSGAGGHVGIAGAPQSGKSTLLRTLISSLALTHTPAEVQFYCLDFGGGTLAGLRGLPHLGSVTGRHDGERVLRTVAEINAIITRREKYFAELGIDSVATFRRRKAEGALPDDPHGDVFLVIDGWNTLRQEFNDLVQPLTLISQRGINYGVHLMIATTRWGEISGGLRDQLQTRFELRLGDAVDSVINMRAAAKVPKLPGRGLTEEQLHFLTALPRIDGSGRTEDLAEGIADLVDAIGEHWTGPRAPEVRMLPLVLDAAELPPPEGRLRAPIGLEDTEVAPLWHDFEENPHLLVIGDTESGKTNLLKLLISSITTGYTPAEARIMLVDYRRELYEAVPQEYRLGYAVAVDMLRQIVDGAARAMKNRIPPADITPARLKLRDWWDGPELFILVDDYDLLAAGSGAHPFAPVLDHLAQGAEIGLHLIVARGANGAGRGLGDPLLRKLQEINSPALLLSCPPSEGYLFGNVKPRQLPVGRGLYITRRRTVQVQTGAMGKGE, from the coding sequence GTGAGTGTGGTCCTGGTCAACCGCACGGCTCGCCGCCCGGGGCCGGAAATGCCCGACGGCGAGATCCAGTTGCAGGAGCCGCCCGGGCTGCCGGAGCCGCAGGGCGGCATGGCGAGCATGATCAGCATGGCGCCGATGGCTCTCGGCTCGCTCTCCATGGTCTTCCTCTTCCTGCGCCCGGACGGCGGTGGCGGAGCGCTCACCTATGTGGCGATCGGCATGATGGCCCTCTCCGCGGTCGGCATGCTGGTCACCCAACTGATCCGGGGCTCCAGCGACCGCAAGCAGCAGCTGCGTGCCGAGCGCCGCGACTACCTGCGCTACCTCTCGCAGATCCGCCGCCAGGTCCGCCGTTCGATCACCGGCCAGCAGGAGGCGCTGGCCTGGCGCCACCCGGCGCCGGAGGAGCTCGGCTCGCTGGTCGGCACCTCGCGTCTGTGGGAACGCCGGGCCGCCCACCCGGACTTCAGCGATGTGCGGATCGCCACCGGTCCGCAGCGTCTCTCGGTGCGACTCGCCCCGCTGGCCACCAAGCCGGTGGAGGATCTGGAGCCGCTCTGTGCGCACGCGCTGCGCCGCTTCATCCACGCCTACGGCACCGTGGCGGACCAGCCGGTGGCCATCCACCTGCGTGGGTTCGCCCAGCTGCTGCTGCGGTCTGACGATCCGTCGGCTTCGCGCGCGCTGGTCCGGGCGCTGCTGGCCTCGCTGGCCGTGGTGCACGGTCCGGACGAGCTGCGGATCGCCGTGGTCGCCGCCCCGGAGCAGCGCGCCGCCTGGGAGTGGGCCAAGTGGCTGCCGCACGCGCTGCATCCGAGTGAGAGTGACGGCGCCGGTCCGGTGCGACTGGTGGCGAGCACCCTCGGCGAGGCCGAGCAGCTGCTCGGCGAGGAGTTCACCGGCCGGCCGGGCTACGAGCCGGACGCCGTGCCGCACCGCGACGAGCCGTTCACCGTCCTGGTGTTGGACAGCGCCGGCACCCACGGCGCGGGCCGGGCCGCCCTGGCCGGCTACCGCAACGCCGTGGTGATCGACCTGGCCGACTCGCTGGAGTGGAAGCCGTCCCGGACCACGTTGCGGCTGCGGATCGAGGCGGGCCGGCTGGCCATGATCGGCGCCGACCGCAACCGCAAGGACACCGTCACCGAACTCGGCCGCCCCGACGCACTCTCGCTGCGCGCCGCCACCCGGCTGGCCGCCCGACTGGCCGGTTACCGGATCGGCGACGCGGTGGACGCGGGCGAGCCGCTGGCCACCGACTTCGACCTGACCGCCCTCCTCGGCATCCCCGATCTGCACCAGCTGGAGGTGGAGAAGCTCTGGGGCCGGCGTGGTCCGAGCGAGCGGCTGCGGGTCCCGCTCGGCCTCGGCGCCGACGGGCGCCCGGTCGATCTCGACCTCAAGGAGTCGGCACAGGGCGGTATGGGCCCGCACGGCATGCTGATCGGCGCCACCGGCTCCGGCAAGTCCGAGCTGCTGCGCACCCTGGTGCTGGCGCTCGCGCTCACCCACTCCTCCGAGGTGCTCAACTTCGTCCTGGTCGACTTCAAGGGCGGCGCCACCTTCCTCGGCCTGGACGCGCTGCCGCACACCTCCGCGGTGATCACCAACCTGGCCGACGAGGCCGCCCTGGTGGACCGGATGCGTGACGCCCTGCACGGCGAACTGGTGCGCCGCCAAGAGCTGTTGCGCTCGGCGGGCAACTACGCCTCGCTGCTGGAGTACGAGACGGCCCGCGCCGCCGGCACCCCGCTGGCACCACTGCCGACGCTCTTCGTGGTGGTCGACGAGTTCAGTGAACTGCTGGCCGCGCACCGGGACTTCATGGAGCTGTTCATCATGGTCGGGCGGCTCGGTCGCTCGCTGGGCGTCCATCTGCTGCTCGCCTCCCAGCGCTTGGACGAGGGGCGGATGAACGCCCTGGAGTCGCACCTGTCCTACCGGATCGGCCTGCGCACCTTCTCCGCGATGGAGAGCCGCGGCGTACTCGGCGTGCCGGACGCGTACCAGTTGCCCTCGCAGCCGGGCAACGGCTTCCTGCGCAGCGACATCTCCACCCTGACCCGGTTCAAGGCGGCCTACGTCTCCGGCCCGTACCGGCCCAAGCGGCGACCGGCCGTCCAGGCCGCCCTGGCCGGGCAGGTCGTCCCGTACAGCACCGGCTATGTGACGCCACGTCAGTCGGCCGCGCCGGTCGAGGAGGAGTCGGTCGCGACCGATGCGGGCTCGCTGCTGGAGATCGCCGCGGCCAGGCTGGACGATGCCGGGCCGCCCGCCCACCGGGTCTGGCTGCCGCCGCTGGACGTGCCGCCGACCCTGGACGAGCTGCTGCCACCGCTCGCCCCGCACCCCGAACGCGGCCTGACCGTCGACGGGTTGACCGGACACGGCACACTGACCGTGCCGGTCGGCGTGGTCGACCGCCCGTTCCACCAGCTGCGTGACCTGATGACCGCCGACCTGTCCGGGGCCGGCGGCCACGTCGGCATCGCCGGCGCCCCGCAGAGCGGCAAGTCCACCCTGCTGCGCACCCTGATCAGCTCCCTGGCGCTGACCCACACCCCGGCCGAAGTCCAGTTCTACTGCCTGGACTTCGGCGGTGGCACGCTCGCCGGCCTGCGCGGCCTGCCGCACCTGGGCTCGGTCACCGGACGGCACGACGGCGAACGGGTGCTGCGCACCGTCGCGGAGATCAACGCGATCATCACCCGCCGCGAGAAGTACTTCGCCGAGCTGGGCATCGACTCGGTCGCCACCTTCCGCCGCCGCAAGGCCGAGGGCGCCCTGCCGGACGACCCGCACGGGGACGTCTTCCTGGTCATCGACGGCTGGAACACCCTGCGCCAGGAGTTCAACGACCTGGTCCAGCCGCTCACCCTGATCTCCCAGCGCGGCATCAACTACGGCGTCCACCTGATGATCGCCACCACCCGCTGGGGCGAGATCTCCGGCGGCCTGCGCGACCAGTTGCAGACCAGGTTCGAGCTGCGGCTCGGCGACGCCGTCGACTCGGTGATCAACATGCGGGCGGCCGCCAAGGTGCCCAAGCTCCCCGGGCGCGGCCTGACCGAGGAGCAGCTGCACTTCCTGACCGCCCTGCCGCGGATCGACGGCTCCGGCCGCACCGAGGACCTCGCCGAGGGCATCGCCGACCTGGTGGACGCGATCGGCGAGCACTGGACCGGCCCCCGGGCCCCCGAGGTGCGGATGCTCCCGCTGGTCCTGGACGCCGCCGAACTTCCGCCCCCCGAAGGCCGGTTGCGGGCACCGATCGGCCTGGAGGACACCGAGGTCGCGCCGCTGTGGCACGACTTCGAGGAGAACCCGCACCTGCTGGTGATCGGCGACACCGAATCCGGCAAGACCAACCTGCTGAAGCTGCTGATCAGTTCGATCACCACCGGGTACACGCCCGCCGAGGCCCGGATCATGCTGGTGGACTACCGCCGCGAACTCTACGAGGCGGTACCGCAGGAGTACCGCCTCGGCTACGCCGTCGCGGTGGACATGCTGCGCCAGATCGTGGACGGCGCGGCGCGCGCGATGAAGAACCGGATCCCGCCCGCGGACATCACCCCGGCTCGGCTCAAGCTGCGCGACTGGTGGGACGGACCCGAACTCTTCATCCTGGTCGACGACTACGACCTGCTCGCCGCGGGCAGCGGCGCGCACCCGTTCGCCCCGGTGCTCGACCACCTCGCCCAGGGCGCGGAGATCGGACTGCACCTGATCGTCGCGCGCGGCGCCAACGGCGCCGGCCGAGGGCTGGGAGACCCGCTGCTGCGCAAGCTCCAGGAGATCAACTCCCCGGCGCTGCTGCTCTCCTGCCCGCCCTCGGAGGGGTACCTGTTCGGCAATGTGAAACCGCGTCAGCTGCCGGTGGGCCGGGGCCTGTACATCACCCGGCGGCGCACGGTGCAGGTCCAGACGGGAGCGATGGGCAAGGGCGAGTGA
- a CDS encoding GNAT family N-acetyltransferase, whose product MSSLIHIEPWAEDDLALLQAINTPTMRKHVGGAESPEAVLVRHRRYLAFPGLGAGQMFRIVSTGTGESVGSVGYAERVWRGETVYEMGWNVLPPFQGRGIAALAARAGAEHAAAAHKHRHLHAFPATDNPASNAVCRRAGFTLLGECDFEYPPGTGRFMRSNDWRLDLLMGMALPTSTSTVYNTSTP is encoded by the coding sequence ATGAGCTCCTTGATCCACATCGAACCCTGGGCCGAGGACGACCTCGCCCTGCTGCAGGCGATCAACACTCCGACCATGCGCAAGCACGTCGGCGGCGCGGAGAGCCCGGAGGCCGTGCTGGTCCGCCACCGCCGCTACCTCGCCTTCCCCGGCCTCGGCGCCGGCCAGATGTTCCGGATCGTCAGCACCGGGACGGGCGAGTCGGTCGGCAGCGTCGGGTACGCGGAGCGCGTCTGGCGCGGCGAGACCGTCTACGAGATGGGCTGGAACGTCCTGCCGCCGTTCCAGGGCCGGGGCATCGCCGCCCTGGCGGCCCGGGCCGGCGCCGAGCACGCGGCCGCCGCGCACAAGCACCGCCACCTGCACGCCTTCCCGGCCACCGACAACCCGGCCTCCAACGCCGTCTGCCGGCGCGCCGGCTTCACCCTGCTCGGCGAGTGCGACTTCGAGTACCCGCCCGGCACCGGCCGGTTCATGCGCAGCAACGACTGGCGGCTCGACCTGCTAATGGGAATGGCCTTGCCCACCTCCACTTCTACGGTGTACAACACTTCTACACCGTAG
- a CDS encoding MFS transporter produces the protein MSETTAAPTRRPDRWLVLAVICLAQLVVILDNTILNVALPSLTRELGATTAQTQWAVGAYSLAQAGLLIAAGGLADRYGRKKVQLIGLALFGIGSFGAALAGDPGQLIAARAGMGVGGSLLLATSLAIVVRTFDQDEQPKAIGVWTAIASLGVALGPVIGGVLLAHFWWGSVFLVNLPVAVLGLIAVARLVPESKDPRGERPDLLGAVLSTAGMVGLVYAIIQGPGAGWTAPRTLTAGGLGLLLLLAFLFWERRIEHPLLDLGFFRNARFRGAISGGVLVSFGMGGSLFLLTQHLQFVLGYDPLAAGLRTAPMALTVVALNLTGVGMRLTMKLKPPFAIALGLTLLAAGLAAIAEFGHGGSYPGILLGLVLIGAGAACAQPAMAGSIMSSIPPEKAGIGSGLMGTLSELGNSLGVAVLGAVLAAGFANALPAGLPSSAGRSLPDALAAAGPAAAHQVRSAFADNLTDSQLIGAVAVLAGGLLAAWLLSRAGAAQPAAPAPTSGPSEQEAAQAG, from the coding sequence ATGTCCGAAACAACCGCAGCACCAACCCGCCGCCCTGACCGCTGGCTGGTGCTGGCCGTGATCTGCCTGGCCCAGCTCGTAGTGATCCTCGACAACACCATCCTCAACGTCGCCCTCCCCTCCCTCACCAGGGAACTGGGCGCCACCACCGCGCAGACCCAGTGGGCGGTCGGGGCGTACTCGCTCGCGCAGGCGGGGCTGCTGATCGCGGCCGGCGGGCTGGCCGACCGGTACGGGCGCAAGAAGGTCCAGCTGATCGGGCTGGCGCTGTTCGGGATCGGCTCGTTCGGGGCGGCGCTGGCCGGCGACCCTGGGCAGCTGATCGCGGCCCGCGCGGGCATGGGGGTCGGCGGCAGCCTGCTGCTGGCCACCAGCCTGGCGATCGTGGTGCGCACCTTCGACCAGGACGAGCAGCCCAAGGCCATCGGCGTCTGGACGGCCATCGCCTCGCTCGGCGTCGCGCTCGGCCCGGTGATCGGCGGGGTGCTGCTGGCCCACTTCTGGTGGGGCTCGGTCTTCCTGGTCAACCTGCCGGTCGCGGTGCTCGGCCTGATCGCGGTCGCCCGGCTGGTCCCCGAGTCCAAGGACCCGCGCGGCGAGCGGCCCGACCTGCTCGGCGCGGTGCTCTCCACCGCCGGCATGGTCGGCCTGGTCTACGCGATCATCCAGGGCCCGGGCGCCGGTTGGACCGCGCCGCGCACCCTCACCGCCGGCGGGCTCGGCCTGCTCCTCCTGCTCGCCTTCCTGTTCTGGGAGCGGCGGATCGAGCACCCGCTGCTCGACCTCGGCTTCTTCCGCAACGCCCGGTTCCGGGGCGCCATCTCGGGCGGTGTGCTGGTCAGCTTCGGGATGGGCGGCTCGCTCTTCCTGCTCACCCAGCACCTGCAGTTCGTCCTCGGCTACGACCCGCTGGCCGCCGGCCTGCGCACCGCACCGATGGCGCTGACGGTGGTCGCACTCAACCTCACCGGCGTCGGCATGCGGCTCACCATGAAGCTCAAGCCGCCGTTCGCGATCGCCCTCGGGCTGACCCTGCTGGCCGCCGGGCTGGCGGCGATCGCCGAGTTCGGGCACGGCGGCTCCTACCCGGGCATCCTGCTCGGCCTGGTGCTGATCGGCGCCGGCGCGGCCTGCGCGCAGCCGGCCATGGCGGGTTCGATCATGAGCTCCATCCCGCCGGAGAAGGCGGGCATCGGCTCGGGCCTGATGGGCACGCTCAGCGAACTGGGCAACTCGCTCGGCGTGGCCGTCCTCGGTGCGGTGCTCGCCGCCGGGTTCGCGAACGCGCTGCCGGCGGGACTGCCGAGTTCGGCCGGCCGCTCACTGCCGGACGCGCTGGCGGCAGCCGGTCCGGCCGCCGCGCACCAGGTGCGCTCGGCCTTCGCGGACAACCTGACCGACAGCCAGCTGATCGGCGCGGTCGCGGTGCTGGCCGGCGGCCTGCTCGCCGCCTGGCTGTTGAGCCGGGCCGGCGCCGCCCAGCCCGCAGCCCCGGCCCCGACCTCGGGCCCGAGCGAGCAGGAAGCCGCCCAGGCCGGCTGA
- a CDS encoding TetR/AcrR family transcriptional regulator, producing the protein MAEKPHDPTVSIWLSSPRPRKRGSAPTGLSRDRIIATAVALLDAEGVQAFSMRKLAAELEVTPMSVYWYVDNKDELLELALDAAFGEMRVPPLEDHGDWRRHIYVMVHEYRTCYLRHPWAAELAGRYLAIGPNAMLMSTSAVSALSGTGLRGDQLSGALALLFQYAYGFARAEAQWNQRVRLAGTDETELFHRIYGAMVAADPRHAEVDEVLEFTSHETVEIGRNRQFDAGLELAMAGIEAAIAQLPDRQD; encoded by the coding sequence ATGGCCGAGAAGCCCCACGACCCGACCGTGAGCATCTGGCTCTCCTCGCCCCGGCCCAGGAAGCGGGGCAGCGCACCGACCGGGCTGAGCCGGGACCGGATCATCGCCACGGCCGTGGCGCTGCTGGACGCCGAGGGGGTGCAGGCCTTCTCGATGCGCAAGCTGGCGGCCGAGCTCGAGGTCACCCCGATGTCGGTCTACTGGTATGTCGACAACAAGGACGAGCTGCTCGAACTCGCCCTGGACGCGGCCTTCGGGGAGATGCGGGTGCCACCGCTGGAGGACCACGGGGACTGGCGCCGGCACATCTACGTGATGGTCCACGAGTACCGCACCTGCTACCTGCGCCACCCCTGGGCGGCCGAGTTGGCGGGCCGCTACCTGGCGATCGGCCCGAACGCGATGCTGATGTCCACCAGCGCGGTCAGCGCCCTGTCCGGCACCGGGCTGCGGGGCGACCAGTTGAGCGGCGCGCTGGCGCTGCTCTTCCAGTACGCCTACGGCTTCGCCCGCGCCGAGGCCCAGTGGAACCAGCGGGTGCGGCTGGCCGGGACCGACGAGACCGAGCTCTTCCACCGGATCTACGGGGCGATGGTCGCCGCCGACCCCCGCCACGCCGAGGTCGACGAGGTGCTGGAGTTCACCTCGCACGAAACCGTCGAGATCGGCCGCAACCGCCAGTTCGACGCCGGGCTGGAGCTGGCGATGGCCGGCATCGAGGCCGCCATCGCCCAGCTCCCGGACCGGCAGGACTAG